The proteins below are encoded in one region of Limnohabitans sp. 63ED37-2:
- a CDS encoding ABC transporter permease, whose amino-acid sequence MVGLTQRNNHRRSIVGITTILLLLIIWYLTTTVTGWINPSRFPRPDEVLSAFTFIQTEGYGNGKLHQHVLHSLKLVVMGFAVAVSVGVPLGLLMGYSRRAEALVNPAFLLLRPIPPLAWIPLAIVWLGLEDGSKILVIFVAAFVPSVINSYTGVRNIETPVMEAASMLGIKGWRMVTEVLVPGAMPMIFTGLRLSLQASWTTLVAAELIGALYGLGSILNQAAQDIFPAMILVAMAFVGICGASTTWLLGVLENHAMPWRKGRVAA is encoded by the coding sequence ATGGTGGGATTGACCCAACGAAATAATCACCGTCGCAGCATCGTCGGAATCACCACGATCCTGCTGCTGCTGATCATTTGGTACCTGACTACCACGGTCACCGGATGGATCAATCCTTCACGGTTTCCGCGCCCCGATGAAGTCCTGAGCGCCTTCACATTTATTCAGACTGAGGGCTATGGGAATGGCAAGTTACACCAGCATGTGCTTCACAGTTTGAAGCTCGTGGTCATGGGTTTCGCGGTCGCTGTGAGCGTGGGTGTACCACTTGGATTGTTGATGGGCTATTCACGTCGCGCAGAAGCGCTTGTGAATCCCGCATTTTTGCTGTTGCGCCCTATTCCCCCTCTGGCTTGGATTCCGTTGGCCATTGTTTGGCTGGGCCTGGAAGATGGCTCCAAAATCTTGGTTATTTTTGTTGCTGCTTTTGTGCCATCGGTCATCAACAGCTACACAGGCGTTCGCAACATCGAAACACCCGTGATGGAGGCGGCCAGCATGCTGGGCATCAAAGGTTGGCGCATGGTGACCGAGGTGCTGGTCCCTGGAGCGATGCCCATGATTTTCACAGGGCTGAGACTTTCATTGCAGGCCAGTTGGACAACGCTTGTGGCGGCTGAACTGATTGGAGCTTTGTATGGCCTTGGAAGCATTTTGAATCAGGCAGCCCAAGACATTTTTCCGGCCATGATTTTGGTTGCCATGGCTTTTGTGGGCATCTGCGGCGCCTCGACAACATGGCTGCTGGGTGTTCTGGAGAACCATGCCATGCCTTGGCGCAAAGGAAGGGTGGCTGCATGA
- a CDS encoding ABC transporter permease, whose product MNKSLSRQQFWSLTLTGTVAFFAFWYLARALHFSPPQFLPMPHEVLFKLIELIDKPFAGATLPEHMAASLKRFGMGFGLAALVGIPLGLSMGWFRLLDDVITPIFDGVRFIAPVAWVPFAALWFGTGIGGPTLIIFAGAFPPCLINAYRGARNVEVRFLEAASMLGVGSFKTITEVLFPAAVPSIIAGLRIGAGLGWLSLVGAELIVASSGMGNLIVRAQSALATDTVMVGMIAIGAIGVVIDILIRRLEKLLLKHRNA is encoded by the coding sequence ATGAATAAATCACTGAGTCGACAGCAATTTTGGAGTTTGACTCTCACTGGGACGGTGGCATTCTTTGCCTTCTGGTATTTGGCACGGGCACTGCATTTTTCACCGCCACAATTTTTGCCGATGCCGCACGAAGTCTTGTTCAAACTGATCGAGCTGATAGACAAGCCATTTGCAGGTGCTACTTTGCCAGAGCATATGGCTGCCAGCTTGAAACGATTCGGCATGGGCTTTGGATTGGCAGCACTGGTCGGGATTCCATTGGGCTTGTCCATGGGCTGGTTCCGGCTACTGGACGATGTCATCACCCCCATTTTTGACGGCGTGCGATTCATCGCGCCTGTCGCTTGGGTGCCATTTGCTGCGCTCTGGTTTGGCACGGGCATCGGTGGCCCCACATTGATCATCTTTGCCGGCGCTTTCCCGCCCTGTTTGATCAATGCTTATCGAGGTGCACGCAATGTTGAAGTTCGATTCCTGGAAGCAGCGAGCATGCTTGGGGTAGGCAGTTTCAAAACAATCACCGAAGTGCTTTTTCCGGCAGCGGTTCCGTCCATCATTGCGGGCTTGCGAATTGGCGCAGGACTGGGTTGGCTGTCTCTCGTGGGCGCTGAACTGATCGTGGCGAGCAGCGGAATGGGCAATTTGATTGTGCGCGCTCAAAGCGCTTTGGCCACGGACACCGTCATGGTGGGAATGATTGCCATTGGCGCCATTGGAGTCGTGATTGACATCCTGATTCGTCGCTTGGAAAAGCTCCTGCTCAAACACAGGAATGCTTGA
- a CDS encoding ABC transporter ATP-binding protein, with amino-acid sequence MATIQFTDVSRVFERDGKDFLILDKINLTVQDEEFVAIVGPSGCGKTTCMRMAAGLEFPSSGSVKVNDVQVTGPGPDRAVVFQQFALFPWKTVHDNIDFGLRSKGLGKEERDSLIAHYIGLMNLKGYESAYPHQLSGGMQQRVAIARAYALNPQVLLMDEPFGALDAQTRVVMQEELVKLARKNPRTVLFITHAVEEAVYLADRVVVMTSRPGKVKEILDVKSVREAEQWDRHSKIEDVMDLESFVHLRTRIWKSLREEHAGTDH; translated from the coding sequence ATGGCCACTATCCAGTTCACCGATGTCAGCCGCGTTTTTGAGCGCGACGGCAAAGACTTTCTTATTCTTGACAAGATCAACCTCACGGTACAAGACGAAGAATTTGTGGCCATCGTCGGGCCATCTGGCTGCGGCAAAACCACCTGCATGCGGATGGCTGCAGGCCTTGAATTTCCAAGCAGCGGCAGCGTGAAGGTCAACGATGTACAGGTCACTGGGCCAGGCCCAGACCGTGCGGTTGTATTTCAGCAGTTCGCGCTCTTTCCCTGGAAAACAGTTCATGACAACATCGACTTTGGTCTGCGCAGCAAAGGCCTTGGCAAAGAAGAACGAGACAGTCTGATCGCCCATTACATCGGGTTGATGAACCTGAAGGGATACGAAAGCGCGTACCCTCATCAGCTCTCCGGGGGCATGCAGCAGCGAGTGGCCATAGCGCGAGCTTATGCGCTCAACCCCCAAGTGCTACTCATGGACGAGCCTTTTGGCGCTCTCGATGCTCAGACCCGTGTGGTCATGCAGGAAGAGCTCGTCAAGTTGGCTCGCAAAAATCCACGCACCGTGCTTTTCATCACCCACGCGGTTGAAGAAGCGGTTTACTTGGCTGATCGCGTCGTGGTCATGACCAGCCGACCTGGAAAAGTCAAAGAAATTCTGGATGTGAAGTCCGTTCGCGAAGCCGAACAATGGGACCGCCACAGCAAGATCGAAGACGTGATGGATCTGGAAAGCTTCGTCCATTTGCGCACCCGAATCTGGAAGTCATTGCGTGAAGAGCACGCAGGCACAGATCATTGA